The Centroberyx gerrardi isolate f3 chromosome 12, fCenGer3.hap1.cur.20231027, whole genome shotgun sequence genome has a window encoding:
- the hjv gene encoding hemojuvelin, whose protein sequence is METRAPVTQHTPLPWKCSIHLVLLLLHLLSPEVWASCRILKCNSDFVAATLDLGNSAGGGGGGGGGGGGGGGAGGLSREAVNVGYCSALRSYATCTKRTARACRGDLAYHSAVQGIEDLLIQHRCPRAGPTAQPRPLPQAPLSGDACLYEKGFFTREGRPPEYLHCGVFGDPHVRTFNNEFQTCAVQGAWPLIDNEYLYVQATSTPTRGETYATALTKITIIFKNWRQCIEQQLYQAELDNVPAAFVDGSVSSGERRGQHSLLVRTQSPGRHAEIRAAHIGTVLVVRQNGRSLGLAVRSPRAIVEAFAPEQDLQLCVWGCPASQRLSTLYPPPSSSSSSSSSLASARAHCAALLPARDVYYQACVFDLQATGDLNSSAAAVSALEDARGMISDMERVHLLPVASADRHGPRLDLMLLLLGILGAVGRL, encoded by the exons ATGGAGACCCGGGCCCCcgtcacacaacacacaccgtTACCGTGGAAATGCAGTATCCACCTGGTCCTGCTGCTGTTACACCTGTTGTCCCCTGAAG TCTGGGCTTCCTGTCGCATCCTGAAGTGTAACTCTGACTTTGTGGCTGCAACTCTGGACCTGGGCAACagtgcaggaggagggggagggggagggggagggggagggggaggggggggagcagGAGGACTCAGCAGGGAGGCGGTAAACGTCGGTTACTGCAGCGCCCTGCGGTCCTACGCCACATGCACCAAGCGGACGGCCCGGGCCTGCCGTGGCGACCTGGCGTACCACTCGGCCGTCCAGGGCATCGAAGACCTCCTGATCCAGCACCGCTGCCCCCGGGCGGGACCCACCGCCCAGCCCCGCCCCCTGCCCCAGGCGCCCCTCTCAGGAGACGCCTGCCTCTATGAGAAGGGCTTCTTCACACGAGAGGGACGGCCGCCGGAGTACCTCCACTGCGGCGTGTTCGGCGACCCGCACGTCCGAACTTTTAACAACGAGTTTCAGACCTGCGCTGTGCAGGGGGCGTGGCCTCTCATAGACAATGAGTACCTGTACGTACAGGCGACCAGTACACCGACAAGAGGAGAGACGTACGCCACAGCGCTTACTAAA ATCACCATCATCTTTAAGAACTGGCGTCAGTGCATCGAGCAGCAGCTGTACCAGGCGGAGCTGGACAACGTCCCGGCGGCGTTTGTGGACGGTTCGGTGTCGAGCGGCGAGCGGCGCGGTCAGCACAGCCTGCTGGTCCGGACCCAGAGCCCCGGCCGCCACGCCGAGATCCGGGCCGCCCACATCGGCACGGTGCTGGTGGTCCGGCAGAACGGCCGCTCCCTGGGCCTGGCGGTGCGCTCGCCCCGGGCCATCGTGGAGGCCTTCGCCCCGGAGCAGGacctccagctgtgtgtgtggggctgcCCCGCCTCCCAGAGACTCAGCACTCTGTACccgcctccttcctcttcctcctcctcctcctcctccttggcgAGCGCCCGGGCCCACTGTGCGGCGCTCCTCCCAGCCAGAGACGTGTACTACCAGGCCTGCGTGTTCGACCTGCAGGCCACAGGCGACCTGAACTCCAGCGCGGCGGCGGTCAGCGCCCTGGAGGACGCCCGGGGAATGATCTCCGACATGGAGAGGGTTCACCTGCTGCCGGTGGCCTCAGCGGACCGACACGGACCCCGTCTGGAcctcatgctgctgctgctgggcatTCTGGGAGCTGTAGGGAGGCTGTAG